A window of the Xenopus laevis strain J_2021 chromosome 9_10L, Xenopus_laevis_v10.1, whole genome shotgun sequence genome harbors these coding sequences:
- the fdxr.L gene encoding ferredoxin reductase L homeolog precursor, translating into MWGLSRCLSVPRGWLLLTTGVQRPFSSVSHTPQICIVGSGPAGFYTAQHILKHNPKAQVDIYEKLPVPFGLVRFGVAPDHPEVKNVINTFTQTARSDRCAFLGNVMVGRDITVEELQAAYHAVVLSYGAEDKRELSIPGEDLPGVYSARDFVGWYNGLPDNRHLNPDLSCDTAVILGQGNVALDIARILLSPVDILRKTDITQDALDALSKSRVRRVWMVGRRGPLQVAFTIKELREMINLPGTRPKLDPADYMGLEKAIKDLPRPRKRLTELLVKSALEKPDHKVEANWARAEKEWGLRFFRSPFAVLPSEDGKRAARIRLSVTRLEGMGETAVAVPTGQVENISCGLIFSSIGYKSASISSTVPFLPKQGVIPNSMGRVEGIPGLYCSGWVKRGPTGVITTTMTDSFDTAQAILEDVQTGALNWSEPRAGSVTILELLHLRGIQPVSFSDWEKIDEVETSRGLTVGKPREKILDTEEMLQLVCR; encoded by the exons ATGTGGGGGCTGTCCCGCTGCCTGAGTGTTCCCCGGGGATGGCTGCTTCTAACTACCG GGGTGCAAAGGCCGTTCTCCTCCGTTTCTCACACTCCTCAGATCTGCATTGTTGGGAGTGGGCCAGCAGGGTTCTACACAGCCCAGCACATATTAAAG CACAACCCTAAAGCTCAGGTTGATATCTATGAGAAACTACCAGTTCCCTTTGGCTTGGTGCGCTTTGGCGTGGCACCAGATCACCCTGAAGTAAAG AATGTTATTAACACCTTCACACAGACCGCTCGGTCAGATCGATGTGCATTTTTGGGCAATGTGATGGTTGGCAGAGACATTACAGTGGAAGAGCTGCAGGCAGCCTATCATGCTGTGGTGCTG AGCTACGGCGCTGAAGACAAACGTGAGCTAAGTATCCCTGGAGAGGACCTGCCTGGAGTCTATTCTGCCAGGGATTTTGTGGGCTGGTACAATGGGCTTCCTGACAACAGACAT ctTAATCCAGACCTGAGCTGTGACACAGCAGTGATATTAGGACAGGGGAACGTGGCTCTGGACATTGCTCGTATTCTCCTTTCTCCTGTTGACATCCTGCGA AAAACAGACATCACCCAGGATGCCTTGGATGCTCTGAGCAAAAGCCGCGTACGGAGGGTGTGGATGGTCGGGCGGCGTGGGCCTCTTCAGGTGGCATTCACCATAAAG GAACTGCGAGAGATGATTAACTTACCAGGGACTCGGCCAAAGCTGGATCCCGCTGATTATATGGGGTTGGAAAAGGCTATAAAAG ACCTCCCACGACCAAGAAAACGCCTCACTGAGCTGCTTGTAAAATCAGCTCTGGAAAAGCCTGACCACAAGGTGGAAGCTAACTGGGCTCGAGCAGAGAAAGAGTGGGGCTTGCGCTTCTTTAGGAGCCCTTTTGCTGTGTTACCCAGTGAGGATGGGAAGAGAGCAGCCCGTATCCGCCTGTCAGTGACTCGTCTGGAG GGTATGGGAGAAACTGCTGTGGCTGTCCCCACAGGGCAGGTGGAAAACATATCCTGTGGTCTGATCTTTAGCAGCATTGGGTACAAAAGTGCCTCCATCTCTTCGACTGTTCCCTTCCTACCCAAGCAGGGTGTAATCCCAAACTCTATGGGCAGAGTTGAAGGAATCCCAG GCCTGTACTGCAGCGGTTGGGTGAAAAGAGGTCCAACTGGAGTCATAACCACCACAATGACAGACAGCTTTGATACAGCACAAGCCATTCTTGAGGATGTACAAACAGGGGCCTTGAATTGGTCAGAACCTCGGGCTGGGTCGGTAACCATTCTGGAGCTGCTTCACCTCCGGG GGATACAGCCTGTCTCATTTTCTGACTGGGAGAAGATTGATGAAGTGGAGACTTCCAGAGGTCTTACAGTTGGGAAACCAAGAGAAAAGATCCTGGACACAGAGGAGATGCTGCAATTGGTCTGTCGGTAA